In Anoplopoma fimbria isolate UVic2021 breed Golden Eagle Sablefish chromosome 12, Afim_UVic_2022, whole genome shotgun sequence, one DNA window encodes the following:
- the nsfl1c gene encoding NSFL1 cofactor p47 has translation MASQEESVREFVAVTDVDEERARFFLESAGWNLQLALASFFEDGADDDIVTLPQPEIGSSVSRSAGPSAQPRVTSFRDLMNEAEDESDEEEGQRFFAGGSERSGQQIVGPPKKKSSNEVVEDLFKGAREHGAVPLDRPGRGPGESSKAKAFIGGGYRLGAAPEEESAYVAGERHGSKSQQDVHVVLKLWKTGFSLDNGELRNYSDPGNSNFLEAIRRGEIPLELRQRSRGGQVNLDMEDHRDEDFSKPRMAFKAFGGEGQKLGSATPDLVAAPANAQQDQVTNEAQASASLNLDSSQPVTNIQIRLADGGRLVQRFNYTHRVSDVRQFLVGARPAMAAREFVLMTTFPNKELSDESQTLEQANLLNAVIVQRLN, from the exons ATGGCGAGCCAAGAGGAGTCTGTGAGGGAGTTCGTCGCCGTTACCGACGTGGACGAGGAGAGGGCCCGGTTCTTCCTGGAGTCAGCCGGCTGGAACTTACAG CTCGCACTCGCCAGTTTCTTTGAGGATGGAGCTGATGACGACATAGTAACTCTTCCTCAACCGGAGATAGGCTCCTCGGTGTCCCGGTCGGCTGGGCCAAG CGCTCAGCCCAGAGTGACATCCTTCAGAGATCTGATGAATGAGGCAGAGGATGAGAGTGATGAGGAGGAAGGCCAAAG GTTTTTCGCTGGGGGATCAGAGCGCAGTGGGCAGCAGATCGTTGGGCCTCCCAAAAAGAAGAGCTCCAATGAGGTGGTGGAGGATTTGTTCAAGGGGGCGAGGGAACACGGGGCCGTGCCGCTGGACCGGCCTGGGAGAGGCCCAGGGGAGTCCAGCAAAGCCAAG GCCTTCATCGGTGGAGGCTACAGGCTAGGAGCAGCTCCAGAGGAGGAGTCGGCCTATGTGGCTGGAGAGAGGCACGGCTCCAAAAGCCAGCAGGAT gtcCACGTGGTGCTGAAGCTGTGGAAGACAGGTTTCAGTCTGGATAACGGTGAGCTCAGAAACTACAGCGATCCTGGAAATTCTAACTTCCTCGAGGCAATCAGAAGGGG GGAGATTCCCCTGGAGCTGAGGCAGCGGTCTCGAGGGGGCCAGGTCAACCTAGACATGGAGGACCACAGGGACGAGGACTTCTCCAAACCCAGGATGGCATTCAAGGCCTTTGGTGGTGAAGGACAGAAGTTGGGAAG tgccACCCCAGACTTGGTTGCAGCTCCGGCCAACGCTCAGCAGGATCAGGTCACCAACGAGGCCCAAGCCAGCGCCTCCCTGAACCTAGACTCCTCCCAGCCCGTCACTAACATTCAGATCAGACTAGCCGACGGCGGCAGGCTGGTCCAAAGGTTCAACTACACCCACAG GGTGTCTGACGTGCGCCAGTTCCTGGTGGGGGCCCGGCCCGCCATGGCCGCCAGAGAGTTTGTGCTCATGACCACCTTCCCCAACAAAGAGCTGTCAGACGAGAGCCAGACGCTGGAGCAGGCCAACCTCCTCAACGCCGTCATCGTCCAGCGGCTAAATTGA